The DNA sequence CAAGAAGTAGCGAGCGAGAGCCATGAACCTGGACGTCGTCAACAGTCAGAACGAGAAGGTCGACACGCTCGAGCTGAGCGACGAGCTGTTCGGCGGGCGCATCGCGTCCCACCTGGTGTGGGAGTCGGTGGTGCACGCCAACGCCGCCGAGCGGCGTGGGACGCACAAGACCAAGACCCGTGGGGCCGTCAGCGGCACGGGGAAGAAGCCGTGGCGTCAGAAGGGCACCGGCCGCGCGCGCGTCGGCGAGGCGCGGAACCCGCTGTGGCGGAAGGGCGGCACCGTGTTCGGGCCGCAGCCGCGCAGCTACGACTATCGCGTGCCGAGGAAGGTCGAGCGCGGTGCGCTGCGCGCCGCGCTGGCGGCCCGGCTGGCCGACCAGGGCCTCGTCGTTGTCGACCAGTTGGTGCTGGAGACCACCAAGACGAAGGCTGCCGCCGAGATGCTCAAGCGCCTCGGTGTGACCACCAAGGGCCTCATCGTGGACATGAAGGTCGACGACAAGCTGGCGCTCGCGATCCGCAACATCGAGGGCGTCCGGCCCGTCGAGACCAACCGCCTGACGGCTCGCGACCTGGCGGACGGCGGGCGGATCGTGATGACCCGTGCGGCCCTCGAGCGGCTGCAGGAAGTGCTGGGGTAGGCGACCATGAAACTCACTGACGTCATCCGGCGGCCGCTCATCACCGAGAAGACGACGATCCAGCGGGAAGACGGCCGGACGATCGTGTTCCAGGTGGCGTCCGACGCGACCAAGATCGAAGTCAAGCAGGCGATCGAGAAACTGCTCGGCTCGAAAGTCGAGAGCGTGCGCACCACGCTCGTGCACGGGAAGGTGAAGCGCCAGGGCCGATTCTCCGGGCGCCGTTCCGACTGGAAGAAAGCCTACGTGCGGCTGCGCGAAGGCCAGAAGATGCCCGAGTTCCTGGAAGGGGCGTAGGGAGAACTGACGCAGTAACGGGAAGCGCAGAGCGGAGAACGTGACAGGCGGCAACGACCGCGACGCTCTCCGGTGCACGGTGGGGATTCTCCGTTTTCCGTTCTTCGTTCTCCGTTGGGAAGGATCAGGTGTATGCCCATTCGCACATACAAACCCACGTCGGCGGGGCGGCGGTTCCAGACGGTTCACGTCTTCGACGAGATCACGACCGATACGCCGCACAAGCCCCTGACCGAGCCGCTTCGCAAGTCGGGCGGCCGCAACAACCGGGGCGAATTGACGTCCTGGTGGCGCGGCGGCGGCCACAAGCGCATGTACCGGGTGATCGACTTCAAGCGCGACAAGCGCGATATCCCCGGGAAGGTCATCACGGTTGAATACGACCCGAACCGGTCGTCGCGGATCGCGCTGGTTCAGTACGCCGACGGCGACAAGCGCTACATCCTCCAGCCGAATGGCCTGAAGGTCGGGGACACGATCGTGGCGGGCGCGAACGTGGACATCCTGCCCGGGAACGCGTTGCCGCTGAAGAACATCCCGCTCGGCACGATGATCCACAACGTCGAGTTGCGTCCGGGACGCGGCGGGCAGGTGGCGCGCGGGGCCGGGTCGGCGGTGCAGTTGATCGCGAAGGAAGGGGAGTACGCCACGGTGAAGATGCCGTCGGGCGAACTCCGCAAGATCAACACGGAGTGCCTGGCGACGATCGGGCAGGTGGGCAATCTCGACCACGAGAACGTCTCCTACGGCAAGGCGGGACGCAGCCGGTGGCTCGGGAAGCGGCCGCACGTGCGCGGCGTCGCGATGAACCCTGTGGACCACCCGCTCGGTGGTGGCGAGGGCAAGACCTCGGGCGGCCGTCACCCGGTGACGCCGTGGGGCATGCCGACCAAGGGTTACAAGACGCGGAACCGGAAGGTGACAGACCAGTTCATCGTGCAGAGACGGCCGAAGTAGGCGCGGTTCGCGAACCGCTGCCAGCCGGCGGCCACCACCCGCGGAAGAGAATTATGAGCAGATCACTCAAGAAGGGCCCGTTCATCGACACGCCGCTGCTCGAGAAGGTCGAGGCGATGAACCGGGGCGGCGACAAGAAGGTCATCAAGACGTGGTCGCGCCGCTCGACCATCGTGCCGGAAATGGTCGGCCACACGCTGGCCGTGCACAACGGCAGGAAGTTCGTGCCGGTGTACGTGACCGAGAACATGGTCGGCCACAAGCTCGGCGAGTTCGCACCGACGCGCACGTTCAAGGGCCACACGACAAAGAGCGAGAAGGCCGCAGCGGCGGCTCCGGCGGCAGGACCCGCTCCGGCGGCGGCCACGAAGCCTGCCGGGGGTAGCGCATCATGATCCAGGCACAGGCAACAGCGAGATACATCCGCACCTCGGCGCAGAAGGCGGGTCTGGTGCTGGACCTCATCCGGGGACACGAGGTCAACAAGGCGCTGGCGCTGCTGCAGTACTCGCGCAAGCACGTGGCGCGTGACATCAGCAAGGTGCTGCGGTCCGCGATTGCGAACGCCCAGCAGAAGGAAGGGTTCAGCGGCGACGTCGACCGGTTGATCGTGTCGGCGTGCTACGCGGACCAGGGGCCTTCGATGAAGCGGATCCGCCCGGCTCCAATGG is a window from the Vicinamibacterales bacterium genome containing:
- the rpsS gene encoding 30S ribosomal protein S19 encodes the protein MSRSLKKGPFIDTPLLEKVEAMNRGGDKKVIKTWSRRSTIVPEMVGHTLAVHNGRKFVPVYVTENMVGHKLGEFAPTRTFKGHTTKSEKAAAAAPAAGPAPAAATKPAGGSAS
- a CDS encoding 50S ribosomal protein L23, with protein sequence MKLTDVIRRPLITEKTTIQREDGRTIVFQVASDATKIEVKQAIEKLLGSKVESVRTTLVHGKVKRQGRFSGRRSDWKKAYVRLREGQKMPEFLEGA
- the rplD gene encoding 50S ribosomal protein L4, which codes for MNLDVVNSQNEKVDTLELSDELFGGRIASHLVWESVVHANAAERRGTHKTKTRGAVSGTGKKPWRQKGTGRARVGEARNPLWRKGGTVFGPQPRSYDYRVPRKVERGALRAALAARLADQGLVVVDQLVLETTKTKAAAEMLKRLGVTTKGLIVDMKVDDKLALAIRNIEGVRPVETNRLTARDLADGGRIVMTRAALERLQEVLG
- the rplB gene encoding 50S ribosomal protein L2, with translation MPIRTYKPTSAGRRFQTVHVFDEITTDTPHKPLTEPLRKSGGRNNRGELTSWWRGGGHKRMYRVIDFKRDKRDIPGKVITVEYDPNRSSRIALVQYADGDKRYILQPNGLKVGDTIVAGANVDILPGNALPLKNIPLGTMIHNVELRPGRGGQVARGAGSAVQLIAKEGEYATVKMPSGELRKINTECLATIGQVGNLDHENVSYGKAGRSRWLGKRPHVRGVAMNPVDHPLGGGEGKTSGGRHPVTPWGMPTKGYKTRNRKVTDQFIVQRRPK